Sequence from the Halobaculum rubrum genome:
AACTCGTGGATATCGACCCGGTCGACGAAAACGAGGGGATTCCGGTCGTCGCCGAGTGGGTCATCGAGCGGATCCACGACGACGACGCTCCTCCCGGCTCCCGGTCTGTCCGGCGAAAGGCGGCCGAATACTGTCGGGCGAACGGCTACGAGGTCCGAAACGACGAGTGGCTCGGCGTCTGACGGACGGATCGCGTCCCGGACGACCGAACCGGGAGTCGGGTCCGCGGCCGCAGATCAGTCGCGACCGAGATACTCGTCGAGCCGTTTCTCGATGAGTTCCGTGACGCGCTCGGCGTACGTCCACAGCGCCGTGTTGATCCGTTCTTCGGTCTCGTCGTCGAGGTCGTCGAGGCCGCGGAGAACCGAGTCGCTCGTCACCTGCGGGTGGTACACACAGACGACCCTGAGCGCGTCGGTCGACCCACGGCCGTCGGCCGAGTGGACGCCGTACTGATCGGTTCCCCAGACGCCGTCACCGCCGTGGCGCTCCAAGCGCGAGTCGATCGCATCGAGCAGCCGGAGTTCCTCTTCCGAGAGGATCGGATCGTCGCCCTCGAACAGTTCGGCGTACGCCTCGGCACGGGCGCGGGCCGTCCATCCGTCGAGCTGGGATCGAACCTCGAGAACGAGCTGTCGGCGGTCGGAAGCGTCGGCCATACCGAGACGACGACAGCGACGGCAATCAACCTTGGTACACGCTTCGGCACGTCCGGAACGTGATCGGCCGCGTCCGCTCCGCGGATCGAACGGCCGGGTCGCTCCGCGGCTCGTGCCCGGCTACAGCTCTTGCTCCGCGAGTTCCATGTCCGCGACGATCTCGTAGGGGTGGTGATCCTTCCGGATCCCGTCGAGGATGCGGAACGCGTCGTCGGGGGCGAGGAAGTGCTCGGTGACCGCCCGACCCAGCGGCGTCGGCGACAGGCCGTCGATGAACTCCCACTCCAGTAGCTTGCCGATCGCGTGGGTGGTGGGGACCTCGCCGATCATCCGGTCGTTCAGCTTCTTGGCGCGCTTGCCCGCGACGACGACGTTCGCGAGCGTCTCTTCGGCGGCGGAGGTCGTGTCGTACACCGTCGTCACGTCCTCCATCTCACCCTTCAGGAGCTTGAACGCCGTCTCGTCTTCGGTGCCCTCCATCGAGGAGTGGTAGCTCGCGTCGGGTTCGACGAGCACGTACACCGTCCCCTCGTCGTGGTAGTCGGGGCGCCCCGCACGGCCGAGCATCTGCTCGAACTCCTGCACGGAGAGCCACTCGATCCCCATCGCGAGCGTGTCGAAGATCACCTGCGAGGCGGGGAAGTCGACGCCGGCCGCGAGCGCGGCCGTAGTGACAACTGCTGCCAGCTCCTGGTCCCCGAATTTGCGCTCGACGGTCTTGCGGCGCTTGTAGTCGAGGCCGGCGT
This genomic interval carries:
- a CDS encoding DUF7539 family protein, which produces MADASDRRQLVLEVRSQLDGWTARARAEAYAELFEGDDPILSEEELRLLDAIDSRLERHGGDGVWGTDQYGVHSADGRGSTDALRVVCVYHPQVTSDSVLRGLDDLDDETEERINTALWTYAERVTELIEKRLDEYLGRD